In the genome of Desulfovibrio desulfuricans, one region contains:
- a CDS encoding YraN family protein, translating into MCLGRSGEEAARRLLERSGMQPLDCNWRSGRLELDIVCRDGDTIVFVEVKTRSTATHGGPAAALTLAKQRTLCRAARAWLAAHDAWSSPCRFDVVCVLREGDSLHLEHYRHAFECEPTVDSGHAAWQPW; encoded by the coding sequence CTGTGCCTTGGACGATCCGGCGAGGAGGCCGCCCGCAGGCTGCTTGAGCGCAGCGGCATGCAGCCCCTGGACTGCAACTGGCGCAGCGGCAGGCTTGAGCTGGACATTGTCTGCCGCGATGGCGACACCATTGTTTTTGTTGAAGTAAAAACCCGCAGCACCGCAACGCACGGCGGCCCCGCCGCCGCACTGACCCTGGCCAAACAGCGTACCCTGTGCCGCGCGGCCCGGGCGTGGCTTGCAGCCCACGACGCCTGGAGCAGCCCTTGCCGGTTTGACGTGGTCTGCGTTTTGCGCGAGGGCGATTCCCTGCATCTGGAGCACTACCGCCATGCCTTTGAATGCGAACCGACTGTGGATAGTGGCCACGCCGCTTGGCAACCCTGGTGA
- a CDS encoding ribonuclease HII, whose protein sequence is MHITAQDAPPALTAGIDEAGRGCLAGPVVAAAVILPPIFDLPGLNDSKACSAKTREMLAPRIRQCALAWGLGVVWPARIDAINILQATFEAMSRAVRCLRSAPAQLLIDGNKTLPREVLALHWRKTHAADLPAQRSIIGGDASEPAISAASILAKTYRDTLMIRLEKRWPGYGFATHKGYGTEDHYEALRRLGPCPQHRLTFRGVVPEKPAARQGSLL, encoded by the coding sequence ATGCACATTACCGCGCAGGACGCGCCGCCAGCATTGACCGCAGGCATCGACGAGGCCGGGCGCGGGTGTCTGGCCGGGCCTGTGGTGGCCGCCGCCGTCATTCTGCCGCCCATATTTGACCTGCCGGGCCTCAACGATTCCAAGGCCTGCAGCGCCAAAACGCGCGAAATGCTCGCCCCGCGCATACGCCAGTGCGCTCTTGCCTGGGGCCTGGGCGTGGTCTGGCCCGCCCGCATCGACGCCATCAATATTCTTCAGGCCACGTTTGAGGCCATGAGCCGGGCTGTGCGCTGCCTGCGAAGCGCCCCGGCGCAACTGCTCATAGACGGCAACAAGACGTTGCCGCGCGAGGTGCTTGCCCTGCACTGGCGCAAGACCCATGCGGCAGACCTGCCCGCGCAGCGCTCCATCATCGGCGGCGACGCCAGCGAGCCCGCCATCTCCGCAGCGTCCATTCTGGCCAAAACCTACCGGGACACCCTCATGATCCGGCTGGAAAAACGCTGGCCCGGTTACGGCTTTGCCACGCACAAGGGCTACGGCACAGAAGATCATTATGAAGCCCTGCGCCGTCTGGGTCCCTGCCCCCAGCACCGCCTGACCTTTCGCGGGGTTGTGCCCGAAAAACCCGCGGCGAGGCAGGGCAGCCTGCTGTGA
- the rplS gene encoding 50S ribosomal protein L19, translating into MDIIRKIELENQRMDLPAFRSGDTVKVHLRIVEGEKERIQVFQGNVIRIKRGTTSATFTVRKVSEGVGVERIFPLNSPFIDRVELITQGRVRRSRLYYLRALKGKAARIKPRGRF; encoded by the coding sequence ATGGACATCATCAGGAAAATTGAACTGGAAAACCAGCGCATGGATCTTCCCGCGTTTCGCTCCGGCGACACGGTGAAAGTGCACTTGCGCATTGTCGAAGGCGAAAAAGAACGTATCCAGGTCTTCCAGGGTAACGTCATCCGCATCAAGCGCGGCACCACCAGCGCCACCTTTACCGTGCGCAAGGTCTCCGAAGGCGTGGGCGTGGAACGTATTTTCCCGCTCAACTCGCCCTTTATCGACCGCGTTGAGCTGATCACCCAGGGCCGCGTGCGCCGCAGCCGCCTGTACTACCTGCGTGCCCTCAAGGGCAAAGCCGCGCGCATCAAGCCGCGTGGCCGTTTCTGA
- the trmD gene encoding tRNA (guanosine(37)-N1)-methyltransferase TrmD — protein sequence MPRFHLVTLFPEFFESPLSTALMGRAREAGIVDCSLHDPRQFSTDKHRHVDDRPYGGGPGMVMQGEPLARALRSIERPGRMLFMAPGGRPLAQDMVRELAREEDLTIVCGRYEGIDARLLQLFPLEPVSVGDIVLNGGESAALSVLEAVARLMPGFMGKEESGEDESFSHGLLEYPHYTRPENFEGLQVPDVLQSGDHGRIARWRRQESVRATLRMRPEMLNDAPLYREDVQTLAETPRERPGRNLSFCLVHYPVSLGAKKTGASSLTNLDIHDIARISRSYAMGFFYAVTPLRDQLRVLEEILRHWTRGPGGIGNADRAQALGLVQPATSLEEAVAHMTAQYGTRPRLVASSAVWPDRGKASQLESMPMTPRDVRRWCDQGPVMLCLGTAQGLAPEVLEQCEGTLRPVRFLGYNHLSVRSAAAILADRILGDYY from the coding sequence CCGAATTTTTCGAGTCGCCCCTGTCCACAGCCCTCATGGGCCGTGCGCGGGAGGCTGGCATTGTGGATTGCAGCCTTCATGATCCGCGGCAGTTCAGCACCGACAAACACCGCCATGTGGACGACCGCCCATACGGCGGAGGGCCCGGCATGGTCATGCAGGGCGAGCCTCTGGCCCGCGCGCTGCGCTCCATCGAGCGCCCCGGCCGCATGCTGTTTATGGCGCCCGGCGGCCGCCCGCTGGCCCAGGACATGGTGCGCGAGCTCGCGCGAGAGGAAGACCTGACAATCGTTTGCGGCAGGTACGAGGGCATCGACGCCAGACTGTTGCAGCTTTTTCCGCTTGAACCGGTGAGCGTGGGTGATATTGTGCTCAACGGGGGCGAGAGCGCGGCTCTTTCGGTGCTCGAGGCCGTGGCCCGTCTCATGCCCGGCTTTATGGGCAAGGAGGAATCAGGCGAGGACGAAAGTTTTTCGCACGGCCTGCTGGAGTATCCGCACTACACGCGGCCAGAAAATTTTGAGGGGCTGCAGGTGCCCGATGTGCTGCAAAGCGGCGACCACGGGCGCATTGCCCGCTGGCGCAGGCAAGAGTCGGTGCGCGCCACCTTGCGCATGCGGCCTGAGATGCTCAACGATGCGCCGCTGTACCGCGAAGACGTGCAAACCCTCGCAGAAACCCCGCGCGAACGGCCAGGACGCAACCTTTCGTTCTGCCTTGTTCACTACCCGGTTTCGCTTGGCGCAAAAAAAACTGGCGCTTCCTCTTTGACAAATCTGGACATACACGATATAGCCCGAATTTCCCGCAGCTATGCAATGGGTTTCTTCTATGCAGTAACCCCGTTACGCGACCAGTTGCGGGTGCTGGAAGAAATTTTGCGTCACTGGACGCGGGGGCCGGGCGGTATAGGCAACGCCGACCGGGCGCAGGCTCTCGGTCTGGTGCAACCCGCGACTTCGCTTGAAGAAGCGGTGGCGCATATGACCGCGCAGTATGGAACGCGACCCAGACTGGTGGCAAGCTCTGCCGTCTGGCCTGACAGGGGCAAGGCATCCCAACTGGAAAGCATGCCCATGACTCCGCGTGACGTGCGGCGCTGGTGCGACCAGGGGCCGGTTATGCTCTGCCTGGGCACGGCGCAAGGGCTTGCGCCGGAGGTGCTCGAACAGTGCGAAGGCACTCTGAGGCCGGTGCGTTTTTTGGGCTACAACCATCTTTCGGTGCGCAGCGCGGCCGCCATTCTGGCCGACAGGATATTAGGCGACTACTACTGA